From Zingiber officinale cultivar Zhangliang chromosome 5B, Zo_v1.1, whole genome shotgun sequence, the proteins below share one genomic window:
- the LOC121985141 gene encoding 39S ribosomal protein L41-A, mitochondrial-like, with the protein MPLGLIIGLTRAMRRKRTSSLSILSSKRGPRDYYKGKNCKPTGFHTRKGGYVMMDEKMPRYVVPDLTDFKLKPYVSQCPRVANVGSTTAESSGTAKVNVG; encoded by the exons ATGCCTCTGGGATTGATAATAGGACTGACTAGGGCAATGCGGAGAAAGAGAACTTCATCACTGAGTATATTATCTTCTAAAAGAGGGCCAAGAGACTACTACAAGGGAAAGAACTGCAAGCCCACTGGTTTTCACACTCGGAAAG GTGGTTATGTTATGATGGATGAGAAGATGCCGCGTTATGTAGTTCCAGATTTGACGGATTTTAAG CTCAAGCCATATGTATCACAATGCCCTCGAGTTGCAAATGTCGGCTCAACCACAGCAGAGTCTTCCGGTACAGCCAAAGTAAATGTAGGTTAA